From Novosphingobium sp. 9, the proteins below share one genomic window:
- a CDS encoding Lrp/AsnC family transcriptional regulator: MTARTTKSPESARSRRELDSFDRAILRIVQRDSHMPQRRIAEAVNLSTAAVQRRIAAMEAAGIIERNVAILDTRALGMTITSIVEVDLVDERPRTVDGAKALFLAAPEVQQCYYVTGGISFMLVIVTQDMVAYEAITRRLFADNEAVAAFRSFIALDRVKAGAEIVVP; encoded by the coding sequence ATGACCGCCAGGACGACGAAAAGCCCCGAATCTGCCCGATCGCGCCGCGAACTCGATTCGTTCGACCGCGCGATCCTGCGCATCGTCCAGCGCGACAGCCATATGCCCCAGCGCCGGATCGCCGAGGCGGTGAACCTCTCGACGGCGGCGGTGCAGCGGCGGATCGCGGCGATGGAAGCGGCAGGGATCATCGAGCGCAATGTCGCCATCCTCGATACCCGCGCGCTGGGGATGACGATAACCTCGATCGTCGAGGTCGATCTGGTGGACGAGCGCCCGCGCACGGTCGATGGCGCCAAGGCGCTGTTCCTCGCCGCGCCCGAAGTGCAGCAGTGCTATTACGTGACCGGCGGCATCAGTTTCATGCTGGTGATCGTGACGCAGGACATGGTCGCCTACGAAGCGATCACCCGGCGCCTGTTTGCCGATAACGAGGCAGTCGCCGCCTTCCGCAGCTTCATCGCGCTCGATCGGGTGAAGGCGGGCGCGGAGATCGTGGTGCCGTAA
- a CDS encoding DMT family transporter yields MGAGALWGLVFLAPELVRAFTPLQLAIGRYLAYGLLAAALLSPRWGRLLRVLDRSEWRALVWLALTGNTIYYVLLSSAIQLGGIAMTSLVIGFLPVAVTIIGSRDQGAVPLRKLAPSLVLCMGGALCIGWQALSAPASGSTATQITGLACAIGALVSWTTYAVCNSRCLARLEHVSAHDWSLLTGIMTGAQALLLIPVTVLFEPLRHSGTAWLQFTGVSLAVAIFASIVGNGLWNRMSRLLPLTMVGQMILFETLFALLYGFAWEHRLPTLLEAGAFALVVLSVTSCISTHQRAAKVLAAVE; encoded by the coding sequence ATGGGCGCCGGGGCGCTGTGGGGCCTCGTCTTTCTGGCGCCGGAGCTGGTGCGCGCGTTCACCCCGCTGCAACTGGCGATCGGGCGCTATCTTGCGTACGGCCTCCTTGCCGCTGCCTTGCTCTCCCCGCGCTGGGGACGGCTGCTGCGCGTGCTCGACCGGTCGGAATGGCGGGCGCTGGTCTGGCTCGCGCTGACCGGCAACACGATCTACTATGTCCTGCTCTCCAGCGCGATCCAGCTGGGCGGCATTGCCATGACCTCGCTGGTGATCGGCTTCCTGCCCGTCGCCGTCACCATCATCGGCAGTCGCGATCAGGGCGCGGTGCCGCTGCGCAAGCTCGCGCCCTCGCTGGTGCTGTGCATGGGCGGCGCGCTATGCATCGGCTGGCAGGCGCTATCCGCCCCCGCCTCCGGTTCGACCGCGACACAGATCACCGGCCTCGCCTGCGCCATCGGCGCGCTGGTCTCGTGGACGACTTATGCGGTCTGCAACAGCCGCTGCCTTGCCCGGCTGGAGCATGTCTCCGCCCACGACTGGAGCCTGCTGACCGGGATCATGACCGGCGCGCAGGCGCTGCTGCTGATCCCCGTCACCGTGCTGTTCGAGCCACTGCGCCACTCCGGTACGGCATGGCTTCAGTTTACCGGCGTCTCGCTGGCGGTGGCGATATTCGCCTCGATCGTCGGCAACGGGCTGTGGAACCGGATGAGCCGCCTGCTGCCGCTGACCATGGTCGGCCAGATGATCCTGTTCGAGACGCTGTTCGCGCTGCTTTATGGCTTCGCGTGGGAGCACCGCCTGCCCACGCTGCTGGAAGCAGGCGCCTTCGCGCTGGTGGTGCTGAGCGTGACGAGCTGCATCTCCACTCATCAGCGCGCCGCAAAAGTGCTCGCGGCCGTGGAGTAA
- a CDS encoding ATP-binding protein, with translation MALHGGGAVEIQRTTVKRMAAFVNHFPMLVLGLLVLDVLVIFALAAQTTVPVERLVRAVRADDAQGLLVRGADELRELGRAFHEMRARLHRLLEERTRMIAAVAHDYRTYLTRLELRSDFIEDEYQREATRADLAEMRLLLDDTLTFAQQGAGEGGAVPDDGAARVDLVRELETVVRLRRESGEAVTLARLPRRAQARATPVALHRMLANVLDNAMRYGGGQAHVALMQAAGEDGQEGWAVMVDDRGPGVPEAQLGSLTEPYLRLETSRARSTGGVGLGLSIVEALAHRFGGILTLVNRPEGGLRATLWLRRAG, from the coding sequence GTGGCACTGCATGGCGGCGGTGCGGTGGAGATCCAGCGTACCACAGTCAAGCGGATGGCGGCGTTCGTGAACCATTTCCCGATGCTGGTGCTGGGGTTGCTGGTGCTCGACGTGCTGGTGATTTTCGCACTGGCCGCGCAGACGACAGTGCCGGTCGAGCGGCTGGTGCGCGCGGTCCGTGCCGACGATGCGCAAGGCCTGCTGGTGCGCGGTGCCGACGAGTTGCGCGAACTGGGCCGCGCCTTCCACGAGATGCGCGCGCGGCTGCACCGGCTGCTGGAGGAGCGCACACGGATGATCGCGGCGGTCGCCCACGATTACCGCACCTACCTGACCCGGCTGGAACTGCGCAGCGACTTCATCGAGGACGAATACCAGCGCGAGGCCACCCGTGCCGACCTCGCCGAAATGCGCCTGCTGCTCGACGATACGCTGACCTTCGCGCAGCAGGGGGCGGGCGAGGGCGGCGCGGTGCCTGACGATGGCGCCGCGCGTGTCGATCTGGTGCGCGAGTTGGAAACCGTCGTTCGCCTGCGCCGCGAGAGCGGCGAGGCGGTGACGCTCGCCCGACTGCCGCGCCGCGCGCAGGCCCGCGCGACGCCGGTGGCCCTGCACCGCATGCTCGCCAATGTGCTCGACAACGCCATGCGCTATGGCGGCGGCCAGGCGCATGTCGCGCTCATGCAGGCGGCGGGTGAGGACGGGCAGGAGGGCTGGGCCGTGATGGTCGACGATCGCGGCCCCGGCGTACCCGAGGCGCAGCTTGGCAGCCTTACCGAGCCGTATCTGCGCCTCGAAACCTCGCGGGCACGCTCGACCGGCGGGGTCGGGCTCGGCCTTTCGATCGTCGAGGCACTGGCGCATCGTTTCGGCGGCATCCTCACGCTGGTCAATCGCCCCGAAGGCGGCTTGCGGGCCACGCTCTGGCTGCGCCGGGCGGGCTAG
- a CDS encoding response regulator gives MQHNPTQNRLSATDAASGAASSAGFIAVVEDDPGIRELVAALLQREGFEVLAAASSAPVSDPAVLARLDCLILDLMLPGEDGLVICRTLRAQWPRLPILIVTAKSDAIDRIVGLELGADDYLAKPFNSRELLARVRSVIRRTRDITAAAGAALSSEPEAFEFNGWRLSPGARDLTDPQGQPVTLTTSEFDLLHVLVLHPQQVLSRELLIDATRGGIANPVDRVIDVQIGRLRRKLGEDPREPLMIRTVRGDGYLFAPQVRRC, from the coding sequence ATGCAGCACAACCCGACACAAAACCGCCTGAGCGCGACCGATGCCGCGTCCGGCGCCGCCTCCAGCGCCGGTTTCATCGCCGTGGTGGAGGACGATCCCGGCATTCGCGAACTCGTCGCCGCACTGTTGCAGCGGGAGGGCTTCGAGGTGCTCGCCGCCGCGTCCTCCGCACCGGTCAGCGATCCTGCCGTTCTCGCGCGGCTCGATTGCCTGATCCTCGACCTCATGCTGCCCGGCGAGGATGGCCTTGTCATCTGCCGCACCCTGCGCGCCCAGTGGCCGCGCCTGCCGATCCTGATCGTGACAGCCAAGAGCGATGCCATCGACCGTATCGTCGGGCTGGAACTGGGGGCCGACGACTATCTCGCCAAGCCGTTCAACTCGCGCGAATTGCTCGCTCGCGTCCGCTCGGTGATCCGCCGCACGCGCGACATTACCGCCGCTGCCGGTGCGGCGCTCTCGTCCGAACCGGAAGCGTTCGAATTCAACGGCTGGCGGCTCAGCCCCGGCGCGCGCGACCTTACCGATCCGCAAGGCCAGCCGGTCACGCTCACCACCAGCGAGTTCGACCTGCTGCACGTCCTCGTCCTCCATCCCCAACAGGTGCTCTCGCGCGAGTTGCTGATCGATGCGACGCGCGGCGGCATCGCCAATCCGGTGGACCGGGTGATCGACGTGCAGATCGGCCGCCTGCGCCGCAAGCTGGGCGAAGACCCGCGCGAGCCGCTAATGATCCGCACCGTGCGCGGCGACGGTTATCTCTTCGCGCCGCAGGTCCGCCGGTGCTGA
- a CDS encoding EF-hand domain-containing protein, protein MTLRKIPARLGAVLGVALISGFSFGAAPAMAQASADKMKAMFDAADTNHDGKITLAEWQAAGRRERGFNYIDANHDGAITLAEMQAAMAKFGH, encoded by the coding sequence ATGACCCTTCGTAAAATCCCTGCCCGCCTCGGCGCCGTGCTCGGTGTGGCGCTGATTTCCGGCTTTTCGTTCGGTGCCGCGCCTGCCATGGCGCAGGCTTCCGCCGACAAGATGAAGGCGATGTTCGACGCCGCCGACACCAACCACGACGGCAAGATCACGCTCGCCGAATGGCAGGCAGCGGGACGCCGCGAGCGCGGCTTCAACTATATCGATGCCAACCATGACGGGGCAATCACGCTGGCGGAAATGCAGGCGGCGATGGCGAAATTCGGCCACTGA
- the adh gene encoding aldehyde dehydrogenase — MDAIVAERRHALQSPFAKSYDNFIGGKWVAPVAGRYFDNVSPITGLPVCQVARSDADDIELALDAAHAAKDAWGKRSPADRALILTRIADRMEENLERIATAETWDNGKPIRETLAADIPLAIDHFRYFAGCVRAQEGSISQIDEDTVGYHFHEPLGVVGQIIPWNFPILMAAWKLAPAIAAGNCVVLKPAEQTPASILVLMEIIADILPAGVLNIVNGFGVEAGKPLASSKRIAKIAFTGETSTGRLIMQYASENLIPVTLELGGKSPNIFFEDVARDDDDFFDKAVEGFVMFALNQGEVCTCPSRALIQESIYDKFMDKALKRVAAIRQGSPLDIETMMGAQASQEQQEKILRYMDIGREEGAEVLIGGGAAKLEGDLSGGFYIQPTVFKGHNKMRIFQEEIFGPVVSTTTFKDADEALAIANDTAFGLGAGVWSRDANTCYRFGRAIEAGRVWTNCYHAYPAHAAFGGYKQSGIGRETHKMMLDHYQQTKNMLVSYSPKKLGFF, encoded by the coding sequence ATGGACGCCATCGTCGCTGAACGCCGCCACGCGCTGCAATCGCCTTTCGCCAAGAGCTATGACAATTTCATCGGCGGCAAATGGGTCGCCCCCGTTGCCGGTCGCTATTTCGACAACGTCTCGCCGATCACCGGCCTGCCGGTCTGTCAGGTCGCCCGTTCGGATGCCGACGATATCGAGCTGGCGCTCGATGCCGCGCACGCCGCCAAGGATGCCTGGGGCAAGCGCTCCCCCGCCGACCGCGCGCTGATCCTGACGCGCATCGCCGACCGGATGGAGGAGAATCTCGAAAGGATCGCCACCGCCGAGACGTGGGACAACGGCAAGCCGATCCGCGAGACGCTGGCCGCCGATATCCCGCTCGCCATCGATCACTTCCGCTATTTCGCGGGTTGCGTGCGCGCGCAGGAAGGCTCGATCTCGCAGATCGACGAAGATACCGTCGGCTATCACTTCCACGAGCCGCTGGGCGTGGTCGGCCAGATCATCCCGTGGAACTTCCCGATCCTGATGGCCGCGTGGAAGCTGGCCCCGGCGATCGCGGCGGGCAACTGCGTCGTGCTCAAGCCCGCCGAACAGACCCCGGCCTCGATTCTGGTGCTGATGGAGATCATCGCCGATATCCTGCCCGCAGGCGTGCTCAACATCGTCAACGGCTTTGGCGTGGAGGCGGGCAAGCCGCTCGCTTCGTCCAAGCGGATCGCCAAGATCGCCTTCACGGGTGAGACCTCGACCGGTCGCCTGATCATGCAGTACGCCAGCGAGAACCTGATCCCGGTCACGCTGGAACTGGGCGGCAAGAGCCCGAACATCTTCTTCGAGGACGTGGCGCGCGATGACGACGATTTCTTCGACAAGGCGGTCGAAGGCTTCGTGATGTTCGCGCTCAACCAGGGTGAGGTCTGCACCTGCCCCAGCCGCGCGCTGATCCAGGAGTCCATCTACGACAAGTTCATGGACAAGGCGCTCAAGCGCGTTGCCGCGATCCGGCAGGGCAGCCCGCTCGATATCGAGACGATGATGGGCGCGCAGGCCAGCCAGGAGCAGCAGGAGAAGATCCTGCGCTACATGGACATCGGGCGTGAGGAAGGCGCCGAGGTGCTGATCGGCGGCGGCGCGGCCAAGCTGGAAGGCGATCTTTCGGGCGGCTTCTATATCCAGCCCACGGTCTTCAAGGGCCACAACAAGATGCGCATCTTCCAGGAAGAAATTTTCGGCCCAGTGGTTTCGACCACCACCTTCAAGGATGCAGACGAAGCGCTCGCCATCGCCAACGATACGGCCTTCGGCCTCGGCGCGGGCGTGTGGAGCCGCGATGCCAACACCTGCTACCGCTTCGGTCGCGCGATCGAGGCGGGGCGCGTGTGGACCAACTGCTACCACGCCTATCCCGCCCACGCGGCGTTCGGCGGCTACAAGCAGTCCGGCATCGGGCGCGAGACGCACAAGATGATGCTCGACCACTACCAGCAGACCAAGAACATGCTGGTCAGCTACAGCCCGAAGAAGCTCGGCTTCTTCTGA
- a CDS encoding helix-turn-helix domain-containing protein, producing MAGSVHDHNERVLRAVHSGQAAAQSALAASWCRSALHHGLDPAQDRADRRAGGNVLGMLRERNGELLRVASPVLDSLFGSVGASGCSVLLSDAEGVILEQRSRSGDTELFESIGLVAGAAWSEAAEGTNGIGTCLVEQRAVTVLRNEHFASRNIGVACMDAPVFDPEGCLVAALDVSSCRADLGDATAAMVAALVQEASRTIEREFFRQRFSGARIVLAGSEGSGLGSRPALLAVDRDDLVIGATRLARQRLGLGCEPSFAPRPLSDVLDGGERREGVGGFEEAERAALRRALARSGGNVAAAARLLGIGRSTMYRRMDRVGMGGDLH from the coding sequence ATGGCGGGTAGCGTACACGACCATAACGAGCGCGTTCTGCGCGCGGTGCATTCCGGACAGGCGGCGGCGCAATCGGCGCTGGCGGCATCGTGGTGCCGTTCGGCACTCCACCACGGCCTCGACCCTGCGCAGGACCGCGCGGATCGGCGCGCGGGCGGCAATGTCCTTGGCATGCTGCGCGAACGCAACGGCGAGCTGCTGCGCGTCGCCTCTCCCGTTCTCGACTCGCTGTTCGGCAGCGTCGGCGCCTCGGGATGCTCGGTGCTGCTCTCCGATGCCGAAGGCGTGATCCTCGAACAGCGCTCGCGCAGCGGCGATACCGAGCTTTTCGAATCGATCGGCCTCGTCGCAGGCGCGGCGTGGAGTGAGGCGGCAGAAGGCACCAACGGTATCGGCACCTGCCTTGTCGAGCAACGCGCCGTCACCGTGCTGCGCAACGAGCACTTCGCCAGCCGCAATATCGGCGTTGCCTGCATGGACGCGCCGGTGTTCGATCCCGAGGGGTGCCTTGTCGCCGCGCTCGACGTTTCCAGCTGCCGCGCCGATCTGGGCGATGCGACGGCGGCGATGGTCGCCGCGCTGGTGCAGGAGGCTTCGCGTACCATCGAGCGCGAGTTCTTCCGCCAGCGCTTTTCCGGCGCGCGCATTGTGCTGGCGGGCAGCGAGGGCTCGGGCCTCGGCTCGCGTCCGGCGCTCTTGGCGGTGGATCGCGACGATCTGGTGATCGGCGCCACGCGCCTCGCCCGCCAGCGTCTTGGCCTTGGCTGCGAGCCCAGCTTTGCGCCGCGTCCGCTGTCCGACGTGCTCGATGGCGGAGAGCGCCGCGAGGGCGTGGGCGGTTTCGAGGAAGCCGAACGCGCGGCCCTGCGCCGTGCCCTTGCCCGCTCGGGCGGCAATGTCGCGGCTGCCGCGCGCCTGCTCGGCATCGGTCGCTCGACGATGTACCGCCGCATGGACCGCGTTGGCATGGGCGGCGACCTTCACTGA
- a CDS encoding OPT family oligopeptide transporter encodes MTAQAGASTGETGAVTGRAAGLRELTLRGVLLGGIITLLFTAANVYLGLKVGLTFATSIPAAVISMAILRGFRDSTIFENNIVQTVASAAGTLAAIIFVLPGLVMIGYWQGFPYWTTAAITGTGGILGVLFSVPLRRALVVDTPLPYPEGHAAAEVLRVGSGSREGAAESAKGLSVLVWNSLASMGFAILTQTKLAVSEAGTWFRAGSGATGVSGSLSMALLGVGHLVGLSVGMAMLVGLVTGWFVLLPMLTAMHPMAGDVSDWASAIFSKDVRFFGAGVIGVAAIWTLLKIAGPVVGGVRSAMAASRARHAGEALAIEEQDMPIAWVLFGTLATLVPIAYLLWSVVGHGPLAGSEMLLIAGALVFVLVIGLLIAAVCGYMAGLIGASNSPVSGIGILSVVAAALMLAGLFGREQTPDVTAALVAYALIVTGIVFGVATISNDNLQDLKTGQLIGATPWKQQVALVIGVVFGSLVIPPVLDLLNTAFGFQGVPGAGPNALPAPQAALISALAKGVLGGNLNTAMIGWGALAGVAFIVLDEVLGVLKRLRLPPLAVGMGIYLPMSLILPTVIGSILGTFYDRWAGRQRDPEFAHRMGVLTATGLIVGESLWGVGFAGIVAVSGKDAPLALVGDGFETPALVIGVVLFVALLQVLYARTRKLVTAD; translated from the coding sequence ATGACAGCGCAAGCGGGGGCTTCGACGGGTGAAACGGGCGCGGTAACGGGCCGGGCCGCAGGCTTGCGGGAACTGACGCTGCGCGGCGTGCTGCTGGGCGGGATCATCACCCTGCTGTTCACGGCTGCCAACGTCTACCTCGGCCTCAAGGTCGGCCTGACTTTCGCCACCTCGATCCCCGCCGCCGTCATCTCGATGGCGATCCTGCGCGGGTTCAGGGACTCGACGATCTTCGAGAACAACATCGTCCAGACCGTGGCGAGCGCGGCGGGCACGCTGGCGGCGATCATCTTCGTGCTGCCGGGTCTTGTCATGATCGGCTACTGGCAGGGCTTCCCCTACTGGACCACGGCGGCGATCACCGGCACCGGCGGCATTCTGGGCGTGCTGTTCTCGGTCCCCTTGCGCCGTGCGCTGGTGGTCGACACCCCGCTGCCCTATCCCGAAGGCCATGCGGCAGCGGAAGTGCTGCGCGTCGGCTCCGGCTCGCGCGAAGGCGCGGCGGAGAGCGCCAAGGGCCTGTCGGTGCTGGTGTGGAATTCGCTCGCCTCGATGGGCTTTGCGATCCTGACCCAGACCAAACTCGCCGTTTCCGAAGCCGGGACGTGGTTCCGCGCAGGCTCGGGCGCGACCGGCGTTTCGGGCAGCCTTTCCATGGCGCTGCTCGGCGTCGGGCACCTTGTCGGCTTGTCTGTCGGCATGGCGATGCTGGTCGGCCTCGTTACCGGCTGGTTCGTGCTGCTGCCGATGCTGACGGCGATGCACCCGATGGCGGGCGACGTGTCCGACTGGGCCTCGGCCATCTTCTCCAAGGACGTGCGCTTCTTCGGCGCAGGCGTGATCGGCGTCGCCGCGATCTGGACTCTGCTCAAGATCGCCGGGCCGGTGGTGGGCGGCGTACGCTCCGCCATGGCCGCCAGCCGCGCGCGGCACGCGGGCGAGGCGCTGGCCATCGAAGAGCAGGACATGCCGATCGCGTGGGTGCTGTTTGGGACGCTGGCCACGCTGGTCCCGATCGCCTACCTGCTGTGGAGCGTTGTCGGCCACGGTCCGCTGGCGGGTTCGGAAATGCTGCTGATCGCAGGCGCGCTGGTCTTCGTGCTGGTGATCGGCCTGCTGATCGCGGCGGTCTGCGGCTATATGGCCGGGCTTATCGGCGCGTCGAACTCGCCGGTTTCGGGCATCGGCATCCTCTCTGTGGTCGCCGCCGCGCTGATGCTGGCGGGCCTGTTCGGGCGTGAGCAGACGCCGGACGTGACCGCCGCGCTCGTCGCCTATGCGCTGATCGTCACCGGCATCGTCTTTGGCGTGGCGACGATCTCGAACGACAACCTGCAGGATCTCAAGACCGGCCAGCTGATCGGCGCGACGCCGTGGAAGCAGCAGGTCGCGCTGGTGATCGGCGTGGTGTTCGGCTCGCTGGTGATCCCGCCGGTGCTCGACCTGCTGAACACGGCGTTCGGTTTTCAGGGCGTGCCCGGTGCCGGACCCAACGCGCTGCCCGCCCCGCAGGCGGCGCTGATCTCGGCACTGGCCAAGGGCGTGCTCGGCGGCAACCTCAACACCGCGATGATCGGCTGGGGCGCGCTGGCAGGCGTGGCCTTCATCGTGCTCGACGAAGTGCTGGGCGTGCTCAAGCGTCTGCGCCTGCCGCCGCTGGCCGTGGGCATGGGCATCTATCTGCCGATGAGCCTGATCCTGCCGACGGTGATCGGCTCGATCCTCGGCACATTCTATGACCGTTGGGCAGGGCGCCAGCGCGATCCTGAATTCGCGCACCGCATGGGCGTGCTCACCGCCACCGGTCTGATCGTGGGCGAGAGCCTGTGGGGCGTCGGTTTCGCGGGCATCGTCGCGGTGAGCGGCAAGGATGCGCCGTTGGCGCTGGTGGGCGACGGCTTCGAGACCCCGGCGCTGGTGATCGGCGTGGTGCTGTTCGTCGCGCTGCTCCAGGTGCTCTATGCCCGCACCCGCAAGCTGGTGACGGCGGACTGA